The genomic stretch GTGGATTCAGTGGGGTTTACAGGCGGGGTATTTTATCTACTCTTATGGCATAAGCACCGAGCCTTATTTGTTTCTGTGTTGCTGCTTAAAGTACTAGTCATAGGTCTACATATAGATCAGTTTGTTCTGTATACTgtatgcactaccattcaaaagtctgtgGTTAGTAagattaaagaaataaatacttttatttagaaaggatgcagtaaaactaaaagtaacaatacagatataaaatgttacaaaagaatccttaaaaatgtatcctgatttaaaaaaaaaaaaaaattaagtagcacaactgttgtcaacactgaaatgtttcagcatgttataatgatttctgaagggtcatgtgacagtaagtaataacatttcaccatattactattttactgtattttgatcaaataaatgcagtcttgattTTTATCAAAAACTTCTCAAAAAATATTACTCACCCAAattttttgaacggtagtgtacctTGTTTCATACACCACTCTATAGAGAAATGAATGTTTCAGACTGTAAATATTGGTTAAGTGTCAAGTGGTggctgtaaatgtaaaaaaaataatattcagagctaaaaaaaatcaatttttaattGGTCAGTGCATCTGTACCTTTGGTCAAGAGTATGGATTGCTTGAGATATATACACTCAAGTGTAAACAGGACAATGATTGTTGTGAAATATTGACAGCGGTGGAAAAAGAGAGACAAAATGAGGAGGAAAAGATGTGTTGCATAAGTATAGTGTTTGAAGAAATGATGaatgattattataaatgaaaccAAACAGACATTTCCATATTGTAACTGTACTGTACATAGAAAAGCAAGCTTACATTTCAGTGGTACTCAATGTTTcagcatgtattatatttaatatacatcTGCATGTACATCCTTACGCTAGGCTGATTAAATACAATTTGCCTTAGTTTTAACCCTGAGGTAAAaagatatttcattttatttcaatgccaataatatgtattttgttttctttgtggtACATCATTCAACAAATTTCAAATATacaaagttctggcatgaaactctaatgggcaggctaataggtcctttaactcaacctgctcataatcacatcattatctataggacacagatgattggttcctgctgtattagtAGCCAATGAACTTGCATGCTCAATCTTTAAATACATGAGTTAGCATTTGCTTAGCTGTGCAGCGTGCTttagaaaccctccaccttccccagctccacctgtatagatctgctacgggttattcatgtatgctatattgtacagcagtagcatgtcttacttgctcacagcagcgtgtcgtgtatgtattggcagtagcaagtcctgtacttgctctgcagcagcagcgtagcagatctattccgccaagaccaaacacatctacattgtcatacccattaccatgccaaacgctccgagagttgtcatgacagaactatagATTCTGAAATATAATggataattaataattaagctGTATGTTTtccatataaaaaatattttgtgtttgtaATGTGTCCCATACAGTATAATGGCAGTGGTAATacacaatttatattttttgttggtaaaacctttatttgttaGTTTTCTTTTGTATGATTGTCTAAGATCTGTTTAATTGTATGATTGTTCTGTGTATAAAATGAAGTAAAGGAAATAGTAAAGTAATCTGACTTTAAGTTCTTCACTACACCTTGCAGCTTCTAGTTTAGTAGGCTTACATTTGGCTCCCTTAAGATaaagttaatttttattattattattatttgtgatTGGTTGTCAGTAGCCTGTAAGTGAAAATTGAAAGAATACTGTAAGAAAGGTAATATTTATCCTGTGTGATTGGAGAATATCTTCAACATTTAACTATTTTGTTCTTGTGTACTTTTTACTCATCACCAGGTACATCTTTTATTGCACATACAATTATCACACAGGATGTAAATACTGAACAAAACAATGCTACATTGTATGGGCAACAGCGAAGGAAACCACAGAACACAAATTCagttgattaaaatatttttatggtttTCTCCTATAGGTTTATCCAGGAACATCTATTTATATAGTGCAACTATGAAATAGTACAAAATCAGTGGATGCTAGACCTCAGTTACCAAATAAGGCATGCATTCATCAGGAGATCTCTGAGCCACTACACAGATTCACTCACATGAACTACACAGGATCACTCACAAATAACCAGCCAGGGCACAGAGAAGGACATTTACTGGGAATCAGTACCGATAACCCGCATATTTGCACacgcacacattcacacacacacacacatcaaaagCAATATGCATGATACAATCCGCTAAAGTCTTTGAGTATGAGAGGATAAGACTATTTCAGAAGGGGTGGATATGCAAAGGCAAAAGTTTTCCTGTCGTTCATTTGTATAGCGACAAGTATAAGGGGCTTGAATTATGCAGGAAGGCAGCTGTGACTACGAGACTTGTATGTCTTATTTACTTCAGCTATGACAATACCAATGTGGAGGCTGTTATGGTTATGGTTAGTTATGGTTATGGTTAGCGAATGTTTCTCAAATGTTTCGCAATATTTACAACACAAACTGCCACACAGGAATATGACAGTACGCAGAGGTTTGGAATTAGCTTGGCATATTCGCAACAAAATACCTTCTTTCTCTCAGGTATCCATTCCTTTTGCGTCTTccatcaaatataaaaataaaataaataatatcttCATATACTTGGTCAAATATCTTAACTTTAATGTTAGTAATGAGTTTACATTTCTTCCCTTTTTCCAATATACATCCATAAATACTTTAACAACAGTTTAACATCTTAAAGAACATCTTTATATAGTTTGGGTGCAGGACACAGATAGACCAACCCCTAATAACACACATAGACCTACACAGAGAAAGGCTGACAGGGACATGTAGGAGTGAAATACAAAGCAACACAGCTCTGGGAATGCGTAAAAGGATGTGCCGGATCGTGGTGAATGAGAACCGAGTCGCAGCTGCGAGTGGAAATGTATATGCTCCGAGAGAGCTACAGAATTGATTGAGGGCTTGTTCGATGAAGGGTTCAGCTTTTTTGTTCTTGCTGGCGGAGGCGGCACCCAACGGCAGTGATCAAGGCGGCGCCTTTCCCGCTTCCGTCTTCTGAGAGAAGGAAGGTGACGTTGCAGTTGGGGGCGAGCTCCTTCACAGTGTGATGCATTATCCGTGAGAAACTGAAGAGACGGAGAGGAGAGGTCAGATTTCTGTACCGAAATCACAAAAGCAATCATAAATACGTCCTTTCTGCAGGTACTTACTGTGGATGGAGCTTATACAGGGTGCCATCCACCCCAACGGTGATGTCCAGATGGTCCAGGCCACGGTTCTCCCGGATTTTGTCTACAACAGCAGCCATTCCTGCTCCACAGAGCTGGGCAGCACGGCGGGAAACAGCTCCACACACTTCCTTGACGATAATACTGTCGTCGCATGTGCTGTCCAAGCCCAGATGCTGCAGAATGCCCCTGACCTGTAGTAGCGCCAAGCGGTCACTAGAGGGAAGAAACAGCATTTTAAGCCATGACCATTAAACAATTTGAagtatacaatataaaaatgtatctaaACAGCATTCCAGTATGTCTGGTTTACACAATGAAACGTGGCAAATTAATCTAAGAAACTGCTGCAAACCTCTCAATTTGGGAAAGGAACTTGGTTTCGAAGATACCCCTGGTTTTCAGGGTCTCAGAGATTTGTCCTCTGAAGAGGAAGCCACGCTTTGTCAAGTCAATCAAGATGTTCCGTACAATCTCACCCAGGTACATGCCACTGCACATCTTCTCATATCTAaaagtgaaaaaacaaacatttaatatttagatcACAAATATGCCaaaacatcacaaaaataaatattgtagaTACTATAcagattttttaatgattttgaaagaagacaccaaggctgcatttatttgataacaaatacagaaatattacaaacattaatattgtgaaagattattacaattaaaaagaaccgtttacaattttattatattttaaagttctAGACACTATGAGTATTTATAGTATCTGCACTTACATTCTTAAATTACAGTAGCAATACAAACAGCAAGCACCTCATCTCACCAAATCTTAAAGACTATCTTTCTTATGTTCATATATCTGCACCCGTAACAATTGcatcaatttattttcaaaacagttttcttTTCCTCACACTCGACTGGGTAAAACTGCTTACTTTTGTTTGCCGGCATTGAGGGAGAGATCATCCACAGCATTATCATACTGAGTCCTGATGTCATCCAGGCAGCCATTATCTCCAAATGCTCCCCACTCCATGTTCACACACATCCTGCCATCCACTCCATCAACCGTCTCAATGTTTCGCATTTCCTCCATGTAGCAAGCATTGCTACCCGTTCCTAAAATCACAAATGCAAATATCTTAGCACGCTCTTCTGAGTCAAATCTGTTTAAAACaatctttaaaattaattaattttattaactgttGTCACattgtatatatactgtacaagAGTGTGTAATACATAGTATAATACTGAATTTACCTGCGATTAGCCCAACCTCACATGTGGGTTCCTCATATGCACAGGTCATCATTGTACCCACTGTGTCATTCACTATGGCTACAACATCCAAATCAAACTCCTGTGCACAATATAGCATACAAAAATCATTAATCACATACACACAATCTGTAATACACAGCAACAAGTATCAaaacttgatttaaaaatgaattaatccATCCTTGTCACTTTTGTAACAGTATGTCATATCTCACCTCTCTCCTCTTGATCCCCTCTCTCAGAAGGTTGACAACATCTTCACCTTCACAGTCTGTGGCTTTAAAGCCCTTTGTCCAATTTACCAGAATTCCCTGTATCCATCAAAGCATGAAAAAATCATCAGGATTTCATACAGTAGATgagcaaataaagtttaaagaaAAGGCAAACAGGCAGCTCACCGCATCCAGACTAGTTTGCCTGCAGGGGAAGGAAAAGGTAAAGCCAAGAGGCAGACGGGTGTTCTTCATCCCCATATAGTCCAGGAAGTCAGATATGCAGTACACAATGTGATCAAAGAGCTGCAGGTGGCAATTAAAATCAATTAGTGTTGCAATATTTAAAGatataaatatgtctttatttaAAGATATAAATTGTAGtcattaacaattaaaaaacacacttttcccatgtgtatatatatatatatatatatatctgtgtgtAGTACAGTACtgtacatacactaccattcaaaagttttgggtcggtaaggtttttttttaacttttgaaataagtctctcatgctcaccaagctgcatttattttaacaaaaatacagaaaaaactgtaatactgtaaaatcttattaccatttaaaatagccattttctattttaatgtattttaaaataattgtaatttattcagcatcattactccagtcttcagcgtcacatgatccttcataaatcattctaatttgctgatttggttctaaagaaacatttcttactattagagttgaaaacagttgtgctgcttaatatttttgtggaaaatttgatgaatagaaagtttaaaagagcagcatttatttgaaatataattttttgtaacaatgtaaaagtctttaatgtcattttattcaattgaatgcatcctagctgaataaaagtattaatctttcaaaataaaaacatcttactgatcccaaccttttgaatgatagtgtacgCTTTAAAAACTATGAAagagttttgttgttgtttaagtCTAGTCTTTTAACTAGGTGTAAATATGCCATAGTGACTACACACCTCCTCTCCGGTTCCTTGCATTACTTCTATGGGAATggcatatattttattatgcatCTCCACAGTTCGTCTCTTGCCACTGCGAATCTTTACCAAAAGCACCCTGAAGTTTGTACCTCCCAGATCCAGAGCCAAAAAGTCACCATTTTCTGTATAAAAgacaaaatacagaaataaagagAAGTCATGAATCCTGctgcatataaaaatgtattaaaataatgatgGAAGCTGAAAGATAGATAAGAATGAGAGGAATAAACACAGTTCCTGTGCCATCctttcattttattgttataattgtgaATACAGAAGGGTGTGAATTTCCTGCACATTTGCTCTGTGTTGATatctgaacacatctacatgcaCTATTCTTAACTGGGctgcattttaaaacacttcAGCTTAAATCACCATAATACAATGCCATGTGCCTGTATTGAGTAAGCCAGGGATTATACTATAATGCTATTCAACAGGGATAAAGAGAATTTAATTTGGTCATAGCAGGGGAGCAGGTGGTTTTTAAAGATGAAGCATGAATGCATTTTTCTGAATGTAATTATGACATTGCATTTTTTCAGTGAGGAAAAGATAGATTATATCTGGGGATCACTGCATAACTTGGATTCCAGTTGTCTGTTGTCTGTCCTATTTTTAGGAAAATACACCATATAACTGTAGATTTCTTACCTGATCCATCTGGGGTACTCCGCACATAGGTGGGCAGCATCTTGACAGTGGCTGTGTTTTGAGTGTTCTTGCTCAGTCCATTCTGGATCTCAATTCTCATCCTCTTTTTCACCTCCAGCAGTTGGTCTTTGGTCAGCCGGAACTCTGCCAGCGTCTCGGCAATTTGACGTGTCTGATCAGCCAACCTGTAAGCCCAGGCTGTCACCAGTGCAGCTCCTTTGCCACTTCCACTTTCAGAGAGCAAGAAGCGAACATCAGACTCCGGCACCAGACGACGCACAGTTTTGTGCAACCGCCGGGAATACCTGGCAGAAACAAAGGGGTGTGGGTTCAAATGACGAGATATCACTGCAGATATTCATTCTGTAGGTTCAATTACACCAGTGGATGGCAACATGTAACTGTCTTTGTGAGTGATTCattgaattattaattcaaCCAATTCGTTCAAAAAACTAATTCATTGAGGAAAGCAACAAGTGACTTTTTTATGTGAGGGTCAAAGAATCAGTTACTCaacagatttgttcaaaacactgattcgtTTACTAACGAAACAAGTTCCTGTCtgaggggctgtttacatgacacagGTTTTCAATAAAAAACGGTTTATAAGTTTTGGCTGTTCATCTATATGATAATGGCATTTTGGCGGGCCTGAAAATGCATAATACAGtgatttagtcatttttgcggatccgtgtgaacgggattgttttgacaatgttgtcgtctatacgcaaaaaacaaacaaaggaaaaacgtttccatttttatctttttatgtAAACGTCTGGTAATAGTAAATGGTAAACTAGTAATCCTAAAGACCTTAATTagttggttcaggtgtgtttaattagagttggagctgaactctgcaagacagtggccctccaggaactgagttgaGACCCCTGTGCCTAGACGGACATGTTTGACCATTGTCTAGAGCATGACACGAGTCACACAGTGTTCTAAAGACGCTGTGCTAACTAAGAGAAACAAAGCTTTACGAAACTCTCTATCAATTATTGAACCGAATTCACTGTTTCACTAATTCACTGTTTGAAGCACTAGAAACACCACCTTCTggtcaaaacagtgtaaatgcaaagaaaactcagcccaaacatgcattaaaaacaCCTTTAACAAACCAATTGCAAATGTTTTCTTGaaagtgtctgtataatatgtgttattttattaatttgttggGCTTGTTTTACGTGTTTTATGGAGGATGTGGCTAGTCAGGCCAATAAGAGACAATTATATTATAGGCtactcttctttttttattcaaatgtgtCATTACAAATGTCTACAACTTTATAAAGTTGATCCGAGATCAGGTAAAAACCTTATAGACACGGGGTCATGGGTTCACTGAGATCGCCCCCTAAggcgaaccattgaaattttgaaacctGACGAAacttaaaaacaatgaaaaacaatggaaaagcagtgcagtacaatttaaaaatgaaaaatgtcaagCAAAGAAATATTTAACAGTTAAATGTTTTAAGGCCTTTGTATCCAAGATAATTTCACTAATGTCCATCTTATGACCATTATTGTTAAAGGCAGTTGAAGGACGGTGTTCTTGTGCAACACACTGTCCTGTAGCCATATTTCATTTGCTCTCTTATTTAAGTTTCACTAAGTATAGAACACTGCTATGTCTTTCAGGTTTTCTATTTAAAGACTATTCTGACATTTAAAAAGGCAGTGAATTGTTGTGAATAGGTTCCATAAAAATCCATGTGATATCAGCCTAAATTTAACCGTCCACTTCTCTAATCTTTCAACTAATCTCTCGGTGACCTTTTAACGTCCATTTAGTGTCCAGATAAGGTCAATGAGTATGTCCAGAGTGTCACAACAAATAAAGGCACAGCTGCTCCTATGGAAACCTACTCAATGTATATTAATAGAACTCGTCTTTGTCTCAGGAGCCCTCAAGAGGGTTCAGTGCTTGCTCAGAGTGTCACATGCACCTGCAGATTTTTTTCCCAAGACCCTCTATGATGACTTACTAAGCATGCTGGGTACATGCTATTACTAATAAGTCATGTTTTAGTCTGATTTTAACCTGATGATCTGAATGTAATACTCACTGTGGGTGCATCTTGTATAGGGAGCCATCGATGCCCACTGTGGTGCGGAGACGCGGGGCGTTCTTATTGTCCTTGAGACGTGTGAGGATTGCACCCAGAGTGGCAGCAATTAGATTAGCAGAGCGAAAAGAGACAATAGCGCAAACATGCTGTACGGCAATGCAGTCGTCTTCAGATGGCTCCACACCCAAGCGTGTCAAAATTTCCTTGGCTTTGGTAAGTCCCTCTTTGCTCCTAGAGAAAAAGTGGTACTGTTGTAAGGTCGCAAATATCATGATTTTCAGAGTCCATTTGAATTAGCTTTCATTTTAGTCCACTAGTGAGTGTTcttccattttaaaaattaagtaaattgtttgttaaatttgtaaaaatttacataaattttattttaatacattttaaaacattttataacgATTTTATCATTGATAATGCCAGTAgtgacaatttaaaaaataaaaattaatcttaTTTATGATCATGactgaattaattaaaaaaagactgGTAATGTACGAATGACGACTCACTTCTCAATGGCAGAAACATGCTTTGTTTCAATTTTTCCTTTTGTAAGCAGCTCTGGGGTGATGCGGCCTTCAAACAGCAGGCTTTCTTTAGCCATCTTGACCAGGATCAGCCTCACCAGCTCACCCATGTACATCCCACTGACCATCTTCTCAAACCTGAAAACAGCCAACACTCACCTTTACCTCCTCAAAAGTTATGATAAAAGTTATGCTTTTTTGAGAGCTTTTGAAGTTTTGTGGCTTACAATTGCTTGCCAGGGTTGAGGGACCCACGGTCGATCTCCCTGTCAAACTCAGTTCGGATGTCCTCCAATGTGCCGTCGTCTCCAAATGCCCCCCATTCGGTATTAATACACATCCTGCCTTCATCTCCCTCCACCAGGTCAATGTGTCTGAGCTCCTCCATGTAACATGCATTAGTGCCAGTACCTGAAGGAATCACAGCAGTATATGCCATTCGCAGATGTTCATGAATCCAGAAGCTTTGATTGAGCATATTTAGAATATCAAATATATTTGTGGTATTCACTTTCCAGCTGTATACTGAGGGATGTTAATTTTACAGTCTTACCaagaaaaaattcaaatctacagTCCTGCATTTGAAACTCATCTAACTTTTAACCTTAAACAGGGACTAGAAAGAGATATTTGAATTTTTACCAATAATAATGCCGACTTCACAGCGTTGGTCATCAAAGCCACAGGTCATCATAGTTCCAACAGTGTCATTGACAACAGCCATGATATCTGCCTCATAGTCCTGTAAGTGAATCATTACACCATTAAATCCCTCATAAAAAGTCTAAAATTAATATTCACATGTATATCATCCGCatggtaaaaaataaaggttgatAAGACTCACCCCACGTTTTTTGATGGCTTTATTTAGAAGCTTTACTACATCCATTCCCTCCACCCCACTGGCCTTGAAGCGTTTCGTCCATGTCAGCAAAACAGCCTGTATAAATACAATAGTAAAAAATAAGTTGTCATAAATTTGTAggcaagattaaaaaaaaaaaaaaaaaaaaactcagtgtGACACACAGTAGTAGAACTATATAAAATGGAAATATCATAACTCCTTGGTAAACCGAATAGAATTTAATTCTACGTTACCTCATCCAGTTTTCTTTGTGCACAAGGAAATGAGAACGTGAAACCCACAGGAAGCTTCTTgtctttaattttttgtttctcCATGAAGTCTCCAAGACATTCTGCAACATGGTCAAACATCTGCAAGAAATAATAAGCATGTACAGAATGGAGATAAGTAAGGTTatagacaaaagaaaaaaagaaaaaaaaagataaaaacacCATTTAAGCTGTCTAACTTAGACCATATGACATTACACacaaaagggcttttcacatttgaaatagttaaccctagGTAATTCTAAACCCCGGGCAACGTTTCACATTGCTCATAAATTACCTGGGGTTAACGATTAATCCTGGCTGGGTGTTCATAAGATtacgtttcacactgtacattcctgTACCATgggttcttatttgcatatttgcggtgtcattgattggatgaaCTCAGCACGCGAAGCTCTAGCCTTGCGCATCCTCATATTGCCGACTGTACTAGCGAGAATGGACATAAattcggactataaaggtaagaatgaaacggtctctttcttcactcaaattgtcgcggtttctgtcagcattttgaatttactgtttatgtaCAATGCCAAGTGTTTCCGTGACTTTCCAAAGCATGCAAATATGAGTACGCGATTGGTTTTCTGTAGCTAGCTGTAACATGCTAACACGCATCGTTTCAAAAACTGCAAAAGTGGTGCTAACTCCGAAgtagggtttcataaccccgggtaaaaagcggtgctaatcCCACTTCTAatttacaagtgtgaaacgttaccttacccggggttaaaagcggtaTTTAGAACGACTGTAACCCGGGGTTTAGCGCAGTGTGGAAAAACcctaaaatgtttgtaaattcTTCATCTCCCAGACCACAAATACATTGGCTGTTAAAGAAGACTAAATAAGTCCAATATTCATGTATATACTTAATTCCACgcatattttcaacatttgctATAGTCACAAAAAGGGTTGTTTATGGTTACAGGTGGATGAAGAACTGGACATGTACCCGTGTTCCACTGCCGTGGATGATGTCCTCTGGAGTCTCATATATCTGACTTTCCATCTGCACCGTTTGTTTCTTCTCATGAGACACTTTCACCCGCAGAATACGGAAATTGGAGCCGCCCAGATCCAGGGCAATGAAATCTCCTTTTTCTGTAAGTGAATTAAAGAAATCATCAAAATTGCTTTGACTATGAAGAGTTCACAaattaacttaaagggatagttcagccaaaacgacacgagggtgagtaaatgttcattttcaaatgttccCCTTCTGGAAATTGCTTTATTAAGCTACCTAAAGGACACTGGCGCTGTTATCCATATCATATGACACCATGGCAGAACCTTGACTGGGTATAGTGTGCCGTTCTTGTGATGGTGAGACTGCGCATCAGAATTTATTTTGGTCGTGACCAAGGGGGCTGAATCAGGAATGCTTTACTGAGCTGGCCAAAGACATAGACAAATCAACTCAGGCGGCACTCTCACAGCGAGAAAACCCACTTAGTCTTGAATTCTTAGTAACAGATTCTTCACTAAATATTTGTAGTGAAATACAGATTAAGTCTGTTTATGCCTTAGATTAAACAGAGAAAGAGTAATGGCAAGAGATGTTTGCATTAGGTTAAAAATGCTCTCTATAACCGTCTTTCTTGGTTTCTCGAGGCTCCTCGACGTGTCCAGATTGTCGATATTATGTGCAGCGCTTGTTGCCAAGCAACACTGAAAATCAATTgccttccttttcttttttttctggctgtctTCTGTTTCTAGGTTGGATAAGGTGTCTGAGAGTGTGAAGATTTTTAATACTGTAAACTCGGCATCAACTGGAAAGGTCAGTTAACTGGAGTACTACAGTAAAATCATATGAAAGGGATACATAGCAAAACGGTTTCAGCAACCTAAATATATTCTTTCTAtgacttcattaaaaaaattaatacgtcgtttaacaatatatttaacCATTCCTAGAAAACTTTATAGTTTAAATGACAAATGAGTATTAATATAAAACGTTACGTACAGTAAAGAGAGACTGAAACTATTTTATACTCTGTTTCACTAGAATCATATTAAATCTCAGATATTATATATTTCACAACATGTAAAAATAACAGCAAACCATAAGAAATTAAATCACAAGAATTCTTTCAAATGCAGGTGATTGGTGGGCTTTTTCATATAGTACAGACTTGCTGTAAACACTCAGAATCTATATATAgaattttttatactgtactgtacagtaGTTTATGACCAGGGAGCTGCTGGACTTGATATATGTATGCTATATACAATACTATGCTACATATTGCAGTGATGGATGGATTATTGATGTGGGCACAAAATCGGTCGATCAGAGGTCCATGTTGTTATAATTACATTGAATTACTTTGTTGGTACAGGAGAAGTGAATCTGCCATCCTTAACTAGAATGAAACTGCCTTGCAAAACATTTCGTAGTAGGGATGCTAACAAATTGCACTGAAGTCAACTTTCACATTCCAATCTGACTGGGATTACAGCTCATATAATCTGTGATGTAACCCAATGCATTTGATTGGATGCTGCAGGTCATGAAAAGCATGAGCACATGTCAATGCAGCTCTGAATGTGTTGTGGCACAGGGAAAATTGGTTCAATATTGTGACCACTCAGTAGTAGATCCACCCCATTCTGTGCTATAGTAAAGTTTGCATAGTAAATGCATTTGGAGCTGAGCAAATGTTATTCATTCAAAGGCTATTTAAAAGAATCTAACCAGATTGtgactttaaaatgtaactattaCTTTGTCTTGATGCTAATTCTTGGGGGAACGAGTAAAAATATGCAGTactgaaaatgcattttaaaaaaggtCAAATGGTTAAAATGAAATTCAATAACATCGCAAACACTAGCTTTTTGTGATGAATGAAATCTACACCTGCAGGAAAACTGGTTAAACAAGTTTTTGACAACTTACAAACAGCTTGCCGTGTAATGAATATCTTCTGAGGTTTAAAGTTACGCAAAATTCACCTTATGACATGCAGTGATATCTCTGAGGGCAGTAC from Ctenopharyngodon idella isolate HZGC_01 chromosome 13, HZGC01, whole genome shotgun sequence encodes the following:
- the hk1 gene encoding hexokinase-1 → MIAAQLLAYYFTELKDDQVKKIDKYLYAMRFSDETLRDIMARFRREMDNGLGRDTNPTATVKMLPTFVRSIPDGSEKGDFIALDLGGSNFRILRVKVSHEKKQTVQMESQIYETPEDIIHGSGTRMFDHVAECLGDFMEKQKIKDKKLPVGFTFSFPCAQRKLDEAVLLTWTKRFKASGVEGMDVVKLLNKAIKKRGDYEADIMAVVNDTVGTMMTCGFDDQRCEVGIIIGTGTNACYMEELRHIDLVEGDEGRMCINTEWGAFGDDGTLEDIRTEFDREIDRGSLNPGKQLFEKMVSGMYMGELVRLILVKMAKESLLFEGRITPELLTKGKIETKHVSAIEKSKEGLTKAKEILTRLGVEPSEDDCIAVQHVCAIVSFRSANLIAATLGAILTRLKDNKNAPRLRTTVGIDGSLYKMHPQYSRRLHKTVRRLVPESDVRFLLSESGSGKGAALVTAWAYRLADQTRQIAETLAEFRLTKDQLLEVKKRMRIEIQNGLSKNTQNTATVKMLPTYVRSTPDGSENGDFLALDLGGTNFRVLLVKIRSGKRRTVEMHNKIYAIPIEVMQGTGEELFDHIVYCISDFLDYMGMKNTRLPLGFTFSFPCRQTSLDAGILVNWTKGFKATDCEGEDVVNLLREGIKRREEFDLDVVAIVNDTVGTMMTCAYEEPTCEVGLIAGTGSNACYMEEMRNIETVDGVDGRMCVNMEWGAFGDNGCLDDIRTQYDNAVDDLSLNAGKQKYEKMCSGMYLGEIVRNILIDLTKRGFLFRGQISETLKTRGIFETKFLSQIESDRLALLQVRGILQHLGLDSTCDDSIIVKEVCGAVSRRAAQLCGAGMAAVVDKIRENRGLDHLDITVGVDGTLYKLHPHFSRIMHHTVKELAPNCNVTFLLSEDGSGKGAALITAVGCRLRQQEQKS